The window AAGCTTGGCGTGGACACTGCTCAAGCACATTCCAGGCTATTATTTGTTAGTATGTTTTCTTTGAGCAGTATATGTCTTGTTGATGTGTGGTCATTGGTTTATTGGTGAAATTTATATGGTGACAATGTAGTCAGCCAGCTAACATTAGAATAGGTTGGCTGAAGAAGttattagtactccctccgtttcacaatgtaagtcattctagcatttcccacattcatattgatgttaatgaatctagacatatatatatatatctatctagattcattaacatcaatatgaatgtgggaaatgctagaatgacttagggcccctttgaatcaaaggatttatgtaggaatttcataggattcaaatcctataggaaattttcctatttggccctttgattcaaaggattgaagctttccaaatcctatgaaattcctatggaatgacacattgcatgtagattttggaggaaatttagcaagagctccaacctcttggaaaatttcctttgagtctatctctctcatctgattcctgcgtttttcctgcgctccaatcaaacgaccattcctgtgtttttcctgtgttttgcaatcctctgttttacacttcaattcctgtcagaatcctatgtttttcctattcctccattttttctaccctgcgattcaaaggggcccttacattgtgaaacggaggaagtatatgttaTGTAATAAGGACGTCCATGTTGGTAAAGTTGTCAGTACAAAGCTATATGGAATGTTTTGTTTTAGAAATCTCTAGCTTCTCtactttttttataactttgttTATGTTAATTGTCATTGGTTAATGTCTCTGGCTTCTGGCAGCTATACTCTGCTCAAGCTGCCTTGGCAAATGGAGGTGCCACTCAAGTCCGCTTGTATGCCAAGGAGGCAGATCGTACTCCCGTCAATGGTGATGGTAAGCCTCTTAAATTTTAAGTGCATTTAACAATttattttgtgcaaattctgtAGGAATTTCAAATGCTTTTAATCCTAACTGCAAAACTCCTTTCCATAAGACCATTGTGTTGAGCTGTAGAAAAAAATGCTTTCTGTACTTTACCTTTGTCCATCGCAGTATCACAAGTAATGTTATGTGTTTTTATGTCATTCAAAAAATGTTTTTCAATGCAAAACTGAAGAGATTACATATGTTCATGAGTTGGAGTTTGTTTGATTAAACTCTGCTGTGTAGTTCTGATTACTTCTGTATTTAAGTTGCACAATTTACTTTGTATTATAATTTTGGtggtctgattttttttttgtatgtatGAAGACCTATTGAAGGGCATATTTTTTGAGGTAAAGAAGAAATTTGAGACTGCCCTTGGTGTACTTAAGAAGGAAAAGATCACTATTGATCCAGATGATCCTGCAGCAGTTTCTCGTTATGCCCAAGTCATGAAGACTGTAAGACAAAAGTAAGATCACTTATAATCTGTCACATGTATTCATGGTCCTTAGTTTATTACTTTCCTTTGATTTGTCATTGTTTTTGTGTTTATTTTACACATATTTGTGGTGATTGTTTCTATTCTCTAGCGTAAAGTTCTTTTATTAAATAAATCAGATTTTTTGCGGTTTACGAAACCTTGAATTCATTAAGCACTATTGTATATTTCAGTATCTATGTAGAAATAACTCCCATTTGATATTACTTATTACCTACTACTGTTTGCCGGTTTGCCCTAGTACAATTTTTCATCTTCCCCATTGATGTAGGATGCCCCatcgaaaataaaaaaatattttacttgtACATTAATGCATCCATCCTATGCAGCAAAACATACtctggcatatatatatatatatatatatatatatatatatatatatatatatatatatatatatatatatatatatatatatatatatatatacttctatCGAGATAGGCTTCCACTTTATTGCTTTCATTTTGTAACACTTATTCTGGATGTTATTGATCTATTTACTCAGTTATGGTTCCATTGTGTAAATGCAGGGCAGATCTTCTATCCGACTCTGAGAGGATTAAATATACCATCGACACCTTTACAAAGGGCATCCCTGATGCACGGACTTACTTGAATACTCTTCAGGAGATCAGGATAAAGTACATCTATTATCATTTTCACAATTTTCATCTTATGTTTTTCTCAGCCCCAAAATACCCTTGTAAAGAATTAAATCAATGTGATATTTGCCTACATAACAATTTTATTGCACTATTTGCTTGTCTGAATATTCTTCTGTTCACTTAATGTTACATAGGAGTGGCCTTATAGATGATATGGGTGCTGAGGCTATGATGATGGAAGCCCTTGAGAAAGTTGAGAAGGAGATTAAGAAGCCACTTCTGAGGAGTGACAAGAAGAATATGGGTCTCCTCTTGGCAGAGTTTGAGAAGATAAACAAAAAGTATTTATCTTCATCATTTTGTTATCAACTTAAGTTTGAGATAGTTCAGATCATCATTTACACTGCTCGTCTACTCTCTAGAGATATACTTTTTCTGAATATTTCAGTGAGAATAAAAATCCACATGATAGATCAAACGTGCAATTCCTTAAGCTGCTTGCATGATAATTTTCTGGTTTCAAAGGCGATTCAGGGCATGTATAGTTATTTTATCTGACCTTGCTCACTAGCAAGAGTTTTCTTGTTCGCTAACAAGGGTTAAGGGACCAAATATACTCTCAGATGATGGTGTAACCAACTGTAGCTTGTTTTTTACTCCGTACTTAGGTGATCGAGATCCATTATTGCTGGCTTGCAGGGAAATATATTGATTTTTCTTCCTCCTGTGCATGCTAGAtgtgttatatatattttttattagttGGACTAACCTTTTTCATGCTTTTTTGCTTTCcatttcaaaatttcaaataggCTTGGAATCCGCAAGGAGGATCTTCCCAAGATTGAGGAAGAGCTTGAATTGGAAATTGCCAAAAGTGAGCTGACGGAGCTTAAGAAGGAATGTGTTGAAGCAATGGAGGTTCAACTAAAGAGGTACATCTCTCTTTATATACTAATTGGTTATCTGCTTGAGTTGGGACTTATCAGAAGTAATAAGAGTTGCAGCTTGCTGCATGCAAGCTAACTAATATCCAGTGCATATCATATCATGTGTGCGTCTCTATTGAAAAAGGTTAATAACACGTTGACGTGCTTTGTTATCAGGGAGGAGTTCAAAGACGAGGAGATGCCTGATGTCAAGAAGTTGGACATCAGAAACTTCCTGTAGGCCATAAATCTCTCAAGGCATTTTGAAATGCTCGGACACTCCATAatggttttcttttccagtGACAGCCGGCGCTGTAAGCATACCAATGAATGTTATTCTTGCTTTTTGTAATAAAAACTGCACCGAAGTACAAAGACAAGTCAACGGTTGAGTTGGATTGCTTGTTACCTTCCTGCGTggagaattttgttttttgtaTTGGCAATGTGAACGCCAAGCAGCTTACTGTCTCCCTGATGATGCACCTGTGTTGGTTTCTCTGATGATATGGACACACCAGGTTGAGGCTTAGGCAATGGTTTACTGTTTTCGATTACATTTTGATTAGAATACTTTGTTTCCTCTAAAATCATTATCCTAATTAACCGAAGGATGCATTATTCTTAAGACTTGATACACAAATTCTCAGGGTGAATTTAAATGTTAGTAGGAGGATTAATCTGTGCGCAGCAATAGCATTGCCAATCGGTAAACTGATCTGGAATGTTACGTTAAAGTGGATATTATGCGTTGGGAGAATTGGTAAGTACGGCCTCGGGCAGGTAATCAAGttcaggaataagttcacttgacgtccctcaatttgtcaaaaatatTAGATATAAGTTCTGAAATTTATCTCTAAGCCAAAATACAAGTCCctcaatttataaaatttacaaaATCAGATCATCCAACGTCCTAGATAGTATTATGCCTGTTTTAAACTTTTAGCTCACGTGGTAAGCCGAGTCGGCGTGAAACCCAGGACGACAGATGGGACCTTGAACATCTGAGGGGATTGGGAGGATGGGAGAAGATAGTGAAGAAAGCGTtagccactgacatgtggggtctgtGTGGTGTGGGGCCCGTgtgggtctcacgctgactcagcttGCCAAATCGGGCATAGTACTGCCCAGGATCTTGGGTGATCCTGTATTGTAAATTGTCGGGCCCGTTATATTGGTATAGGGATGAATTCAGACTTGCTGACAAGTTGAGAatcctaaagtgaacttattcgtCAAGTTTATTGCGATAAGGCCCAGTATCTAATGTAAACATACTTGTAGGGCCAGATCAATCAACCAATGGGCCAGTTCTAATCCAAGAAGGCAAGGCCCAGTTATAGTCTAAACATATCTGAAGGCCCAGATGGGACAAACAATGGCGGCGGCCCAGACCAATCCAACAATGGTCCAGCTCAATCTTAGATCCTGGCTGGAAAATACTTAGATTCTGCAGAAGGTAGGTGCAACCATCTTCATTTTCATCAGCCAAGATGGGACGAGATGATCAGTAGTTCAGGAGAAGATGTCTAGAGAAGTTCATAGTTCAGGAGTCATGCAGTCTAACAAAACAGCGCCAGTTTTAATAGGCACACCGCGCACAACAGTTCATATCATATCAGGCTGGTTTGTCACAAACTCACAGGTACACTGAAAATATGAAACGAGTATTTGAAATGTTCAAAATATGAGTActgtttatatttttattcatattttgaaatgttcatacaaaaaaaattaatactcatattttgaaataattttaagaatttttagttatgtttttttattggcAATGTAGATATTGTCCAAGAAATTAATGGTCATAGTCAAACAGTCTCATAGTCATCGATAGAGTGTCAGACAATGTGTACGGAGTCTATATTATTAGTGAGCCGGGCTAAGAGTCAACCCTTTCCCTTGATCCAAAACATTGGGCGTGAGTGATCTTGTCTCACGACGTCATCGATCGCTGCAAATTTTGAGTTCGTATACAAAGACTTGGCGTGCGCGATCCGGTCATTTCTCGAATCACTAGCTTCTCTAGGACTAACCTAGTGTGTCGGTGTAACAAAATagggggtgtgtttagttcacatcaaaattgaaagtttggttaaaattagaatgatgtgatagaaaagttgaaag of the Oryza sativa Japonica Group chromosome 2, ASM3414082v1 genome contains:
- the LOC4328196 gene encoding probable ATP synthase 24 kDa subunit, mitochondrial, which codes for MALAARLVSRSRQLYSAQAALANGGATQVRLYAKEADRTPVNGDDLLKGIFFEVKKKFETALGVLKKEKITIDPDDPAAVSRYAQVMKTVRQKADLLSDSERIKYTIDTFTKGIPDARTYLNTLQEIRIKSGLIDDMGAEAMMMEALEKVEKEIKKPLLRSDKKNMGLLLAEFEKINKKLGIRKEDLPKIEEELELEIAKSELTELKKECVEAMEVQLKREEFKDEEMPDVKKLDIRNFL